The following proteins come from a genomic window of Trifolium pratense cultivar HEN17-A07 linkage group LG4, ARS_RC_1.1, whole genome shotgun sequence:
- the LOC123920281 gene encoding MYB-like transcription factor ETC1: protein MADTESSSNNVSADSRDQKSSQDSKLEFSADEEILITMVYNLVGEKWSLIAGRIPGRTAEEIEKYWNSRYSTSE, encoded by the exons ATGGCTGACACAGAATCCTCCTCTAACAATGTTTCAGCTGATTCTAGAG ATCAAAAATCTAGCCAAGATTCAAAACTTGAATTTTCTGCGGATGAGGAAATCCTTATTACTATGGTTTATAATCTGGTTGGGGAGAA GTGGTCATTGATTGCTGGAAGAATTCCTGGAAGAACAGCAGAAGAAATAGAAAAGTATTGGAATTCAAGATACTCTACTAGCGAATGA
- the LOC123920282 gene encoding protein translation factor SUI1 homolog, whose product MSEFDTNIPTTFDPFAEANAEDSGAGTKEYVHVRVQQRNGRKSLTTVQGLKKEYSYSKILKDLKKEFCCNGTVVEDPELGQVIQLQGDQRKNVSTFLVQARIVKKENIKIHGF is encoded by the exons ATGTCTGAGTTTGACACAAACATCCCAACAACTTTTG ACCCCTTTGCTGAGGCAAATGCTGAGGACTCAGGTGCCGGGACAAAAGAATATGTTCATGTCCGTGTACAGCAGCGTAACGGAAGGAAAAGCTTAACAACTGTTCAAGGGTTAAAGAAAGAGTACAGCTATAGCAAGATACTCAAGGATCTGAAGAAAGAATTCTGCTGTAATGGTACTGTTGTCGAGGACCCTGAGTTGGGCCAG GTCATACAACTTCAGGGAGATCAAAGGAAGAATGTTTCTACTTTCCTTGTGCAG GCGAGAATCGTAAAAAAGGAGAATATCAAGATTCATGGTTTCTAA